From the genome of Thermoflexus hugenholtzii, one region includes:
- a CDS encoding ATP-binding protein: MANHSLDQQIDQAERIGVVGSPSSTSELALDILASAVNRKLVGEFALFRFQQDGKSHYALGQITEIRLRNVWHEDPTMRSLIRQRGRVDAVSERQDTHQGEMVVSAVFCRDGNTYRPSILGTVPATGTPVYRVDDPILEALLAPYQRQLFYLGRVYGSTPKLPLWFKHFDSGPDGAGEAYHLGIFGKTGSGKSVLAKMILLAYARYPQMALLVLDPQGEFAKDLRGEPTGEFRLPMKQILNRLGKPFQVVGVRDLVLDRWELFARILYESPFFEQLSIPTGENRERACKTLADRLERQRVRLADLYTREAFQAAWTLLGKESVQNVIYPSRDARERFRSMHQSADANEFYTRYWLPVASLFREDRRGAQKVDALLYPLFKREGGSRPLVVIDLSEERAKTEGPDPSSLPLFRSANAPAESSAIFWTETVQALVIKRILEGILRAAESAYRESRSLNTLVLMDEAHRLAPREDPDDSEKKAVRDLLIDAVRTTRKYGVGWMFISQTLSSLHRGIVDQLRIFFFGFGLGMGQEFRALSELVGGRSRALDLYQLFRDPHSAFDAASREYSFMTTGPVSPLSFAGTPLFFNAFNRVEEFLEANGWADIHPS, from the coding sequence ATGGCGAACCATTCCCTGGATCAGCAGATCGATCAGGCGGAGCGCATCGGCGTGGTGGGCTCACCGTCGTCTACCTCCGAGCTGGCGCTGGACATCCTGGCCAGCGCGGTGAACCGCAAACTGGTGGGCGAATTCGCCCTCTTTCGATTCCAGCAGGATGGCAAAAGCCACTATGCGCTCGGACAGATCACCGAGATAAGGCTGCGGAACGTCTGGCATGAGGACCCCACCATGCGAAGCCTGATCCGACAGCGCGGCCGGGTGGATGCGGTGAGCGAGCGACAGGACACCCATCAGGGAGAGATGGTGGTCAGCGCGGTCTTCTGTCGTGATGGGAACACCTACCGCCCCAGCATCCTGGGCACCGTCCCCGCTACCGGCACACCCGTCTATCGGGTGGACGATCCGATTCTGGAGGCCTTGCTGGCTCCCTATCAGCGTCAGCTGTTCTACCTGGGGCGGGTCTACGGCTCCACACCGAAGCTCCCCCTTTGGTTTAAGCACTTCGACAGCGGCCCGGACGGTGCGGGCGAGGCTTATCATCTGGGGATCTTCGGGAAGACGGGCTCCGGCAAGTCGGTGCTGGCCAAGATGATCCTCCTGGCCTATGCCCGCTATCCCCAAATGGCCTTGCTGGTCCTGGACCCTCAGGGTGAGTTCGCCAAGGACCTGCGGGGGGAGCCCACCGGAGAATTCAGGCTTCCTATGAAGCAAATCCTGAATCGGCTGGGCAAACCCTTTCAGGTGGTTGGTGTTCGGGATCTGGTGCTGGATCGCTGGGAGCTTTTCGCACGCATCCTGTATGAGAGCCCCTTCTTTGAACAGCTCAGCATCCCAACGGGCGAAAACCGGGAGCGCGCGTGCAAGACCCTGGCCGACCGGCTGGAGCGTCAACGTGTTCGCTTAGCTGACCTGTATACGCGCGAGGCTTTCCAAGCGGCCTGGACGCTTCTGGGAAAAGAGTCGGTTCAGAATGTGATCTACCCGTCACGCGACGCACGAGAGCGATTTCGATCCATGCATCAGAGCGCGGATGCCAACGAGTTCTACACGCGTTACTGGCTCCCGGTGGCAAGTTTGTTCCGTGAGGACCGACGGGGGGCCCAAAAGGTGGACGCCTTGCTGTATCCGCTTTTCAAGCGAGAAGGCGGGAGTCGGCCTCTGGTGGTCATTGACCTGTCGGAGGAGCGTGCCAAAACAGAAGGCCCGGATCCCTCCTCCCTGCCCCTGTTCCGAAGCGCGAACGCGCCCGCTGAATCGTCTGCGATCTTCTGGACGGAGACCGTTCAGGCTCTGGTCATCAAGCGGATCCTCGAGGGGATCCTGCGGGCGGCGGAGTCGGCTTATCGGGAGAGCCGCAGCCTGAACACCCTGGTCCTGATGGACGAAGCCCACCGGCTGGCGCCGCGCGAAGACCCCGATGATTCGGAGAAGAAGGCGGTTCGTGACCTGCTGATCGACGCGGTCCGCACGACCCGCAAATACGGTGTAGGGTGGATGTTCATCAGCCAGACGCTATCCAGCCTGCATCGGGGGATCGTGGATCAGCTGCGTATCTTCTTCTTTGGTTTCGGGCTCGGGATGGGTCAGGAGTTCCGCGCCCTCTCGGAGCTGGTCGGGGGACGGAGCCGGGCGCTGGATCTCTATCAGCTGTTCCGGGATCCCCACTCCGCCTTCGATGCCGCCTCCCGGGAGTATTCGTTTATGACCACAGGCCCTGTCTCCCCTCTCTCCTTCGCCGGAACCCCCCTCTTCTTCAACGCCTTCAACCGCGTCGAAGAGTTCCTGGAGGCCAACGGATGGGCGGACATCCACCCATCGTGA
- a CDS encoding Druantia anti-phage system protein DruA, which translates to MSVSRARLRARVLEHLRSLGFEVDAGSRGLLTLRAPEGKDALRRLHAEARRFILRGHQEWIRWAWPRLSPYFARGEQIIPERIRPVLVEVVEPWQADLFRLARLTWSLPYSKGYGRRLRFLILDAGNRAPSGHPFLIGILALQSPPLSFPPRDRRFRYPPGRKVELVNQTMDIQTLGAVPPYSDLLGGKLVALAAASNEVRRAYQRKYGGRRTEIEGRILPAHLVALTTTSAFGRSSLYNRLQYRGEPIAISLGYTEGYGTFHLEVLYPLFREFLEAQGVSTKGGYGVGPRIKWQTCVRALERLGLPRSLLRHALRREAFLFPLIHNLEDYMEGRAAEPLYRDLPFEDLAAYWRERWLLPRAGRVNGWHAWEPERLLDLLIVDEGG; encoded by the coding sequence ATGAGCGTTTCGCGAGCGCGCTTGCGGGCCCGGGTGCTGGAGCATCTCCGGTCCCTGGGGTTTGAGGTGGATGCCGGGAGTCGGGGCCTCCTCACGCTGCGGGCGCCGGAAGGGAAAGATGCCCTGCGCCGGCTGCATGCGGAAGCGCGCCGCTTCATCCTCCGCGGGCATCAGGAATGGATCCGCTGGGCCTGGCCGAGGCTCTCCCCCTACTTCGCCCGGGGAGAGCAGATCATCCCCGAACGGATCCGGCCGGTTCTGGTGGAAGTGGTCGAACCGTGGCAGGCGGATCTCTTCCGCCTGGCCCGCCTCACCTGGTCTCTTCCCTATTCCAAAGGCTATGGCAGAAGATTGCGCTTCCTGATCCTGGATGCGGGAAACCGTGCGCCGTCCGGACATCCTTTCCTCATCGGCATCCTGGCGCTCCAGTCTCCTCCCCTTTCCTTCCCTCCCCGCGATCGGCGTTTCCGGTATCCGCCCGGGCGCAAGGTGGAGCTGGTCAATCAGACCATGGACATCCAGACCCTGGGGGCGGTGCCGCCGTATAGCGATCTCCTGGGCGGAAAGCTGGTCGCCCTGGCTGCGGCCTCGAACGAGGTGCGCCGGGCCTATCAGAGGAAATACGGCGGCCGTCGGACGGAGATCGAGGGACGGATCCTGCCTGCGCATCTGGTGGCGCTGACGACGACCAGCGCCTTCGGACGGTCCAGCCTGTATAACCGCCTTCAATATCGCGGCGAGCCGATCGCGATTTCCCTGGGTTACACCGAAGGCTACGGGACCTTTCATCTGGAGGTCCTGTATCCGCTCTTTCGAGAGTTTCTGGAGGCTCAGGGGGTTTCCACGAAAGGCGGCTATGGGGTGGGGCCGCGGATCAAGTGGCAGACCTGCGTGCGGGCGCTGGAGCGGCTGGGGCTTCCCCGCTCTCTCCTTCGGCATGCGCTCCGTCGGGAGGCCTTTCTTTTCCCGCTGATCCACAACCTGGAGGACTACATGGAGGGGCGGGCGGCGGAGCCCCTGTATCGAGATCTCCCCTTTGAGGATCTGGCCGCTTACTGGCGGGAGCGCTGGCTGTTGCCCCGGGCGGGTCGGGTGAACGGATGGCATGCGTGGGAGCCGGAGCGCCTGCTGGATCTCCTGATCGTGGACGAAGGAGGATAA
- the rplI gene encoding 50S ribosomal protein L9: MKVVLLRDVPHLGRSGEVKEVADGYARNYLIPKGLAVPATEGLIRHAAETRQAMEQRRIRQLSSARETAARLQGATVTIRARAGQGDRLYGSVTSQQIAEAIAQQLGVEVDRRRIELDQPIRTLGTHPVTVRLGPEITAQVQVVVEREG; the protein is encoded by the coding sequence ATGAAAGTGGTCCTGCTGCGGGATGTGCCGCACCTGGGGCGGTCCGGCGAAGTGAAGGAGGTGGCGGACGGCTACGCGCGCAACTATCTCATCCCGAAGGGCCTGGCCGTCCCGGCCACCGAAGGGCTGATCCGCCATGCCGCGGAAACCCGTCAGGCGATGGAACAGCGGCGGATCCGCCAGCTGAGCTCCGCTCGGGAGACGGCCGCCCGTCTCCAGGGGGCGACGGTCACGATCCGGGCCCGGGCCGGCCAGGGGGATCGGCTCTACGGCTCCGTCACCTCGCAGCAGATCGCGGAGGCCATCGCCCAGCAGCTGGGCGTGGAGGTGGACCGCCGCCGGATCGAGCTGGATCAGCCGATCCGCACCCTGGGGACGCACCCGGTGACGGTGCGGCTGGGGCCTGAGATCACCGCGCAGGTGCAGGTGGTGGTGGAACGGGAGGGATAA
- a CDS encoding AbrB/MazE/SpoVT family DNA-binding domain-containing protein: protein MRSYPVRVTKRGVITLPAPVRRSLKIREGSILTLLDLDGALVLVPQILETDRLADQLAAQWRAQGIDLETMLNTLREIRSESAVR, encoded by the coding sequence ATGAGGAGCTATCCGGTACGGGTGACCAAGCGGGGCGTCATCACCCTGCCCGCACCGGTGCGCCGCAGCCTGAAGATCCGGGAGGGCAGCATCCTGACCCTCCTGGACCTGGATGGCGCACTGGTCCTGGTCCCCCAGATTCTGGAGACAGACCGCCTGGCGGACCAGCTGGCCGCGCAGTGGCGCGCCCAGGGCATCGACCTGGAGACTATGTTGAACACCCTGCGCGAGATCCGGAGTGAATCCGCCGTTCGCTAA
- a CDS encoding LexA family transcriptional regulator, with protein MALRDRLLTFLEAYWETHGYGPTLEEIRRHVGLSSRSHVLYHLRALAQEGRVQQEPGKHRTWRPTDRSASRISIPLKGVVPASHPDQVDEVVPQELGDLWLPTAWVPPRCRFALWVRGDSMIGLGIRPFDIVLVEPVSPEEVRSGDLVVARVKGRNQMTLKQLVQDPETRTWWLRPAHPELAPVRMDWQTWTLEGRVAFRFGPVRDLGSITAA; from the coding sequence ATGGCCCTTCGGGATCGGCTGCTCACGTTCCTGGAGGCTTACTGGGAGACCCACGGTTACGGCCCCACCCTGGAGGAGATCCGGCGCCACGTGGGGCTCTCCTCCCGCTCCCATGTCCTCTATCACCTGCGGGCCCTGGCCCAGGAAGGCCGGGTCCAGCAGGAGCCCGGCAAGCATCGCACGTGGCGCCCGACCGATCGCTCCGCCTCCCGCATCTCGATCCCCCTGAAAGGCGTGGTCCCCGCCTCCCATCCGGATCAGGTGGATGAGGTGGTGCCGCAGGAGCTCGGGGATCTATGGCTCCCCACCGCATGGGTCCCTCCGCGCTGTCGGTTCGCCCTCTGGGTGCGGGGGGACTCCATGATCGGCCTCGGGATCCGTCCTTTCGACATCGTCCTGGTCGAGCCGGTCTCCCCGGAGGAAGTCCGTTCCGGGGATCTGGTGGTGGCGCGGGTGAAGGGCCGCAACCAGATGACCCTGAAGCAGCTGGTTCAGGATCCGGAGACCCGGACGTGGTGGCTGCGGCCCGCCCATCCGGAGCTGGCGCCCGTGCGGATGGACTGGCAGACGTGGACCCTGGAGGGCCGCGTGGCTTTCCGGTTCGGGCCGGTGCGGGATCTGGGGAGCATCACGGCGGCCTAA
- a CDS encoding MFS transporter codes for MTRFLGGARYPPAFWLLFWGTWISATGGSMVWPFLTLYLRQRLATPLTQITMLLTLNAVTGLVTTAIAGLVVDRFGRKGAMVIGLLGSGLAMLGMIPAASLAAWAALMALMGGFGPVYRVGGDAMVADLIEPSQRASAYALLRMIANLGVAVGPAIGGFIVSASYTLAFILGGLAQILFAALVLLRVRETRPSTPEGPRPLRRGEGYEIVLRDRLFLAFCGLYTLAGMAYALMMVLLPVYVKENYGVPERLYGFIMTTNAAMVVGLQYGITRLAGRFPALSVLAVGALFYALGVGSVALGRSFPAFLFSMVLLTIGEMLMIPTATTLTANLAPPAARGRYMSVYGLTWGLGFGVGPVIGGLLHDQVGPMAIWWGGAGMALLAALGFLWLARRSPPAWAPGGARPSPE; via the coding sequence GTGACCCGATTCCTGGGCGGAGCGCGTTACCCCCCAGCGTTCTGGCTGCTGTTCTGGGGGACATGGATCAGCGCGACGGGCGGGAGCATGGTCTGGCCTTTCCTGACGCTGTATCTCCGGCAGCGTCTGGCCACCCCATTGACGCAGATCACCATGCTGCTCACCCTGAACGCAGTAACGGGTCTGGTGACCACCGCCATCGCGGGTCTGGTGGTGGATCGTTTCGGCCGGAAGGGGGCGATGGTCATCGGCCTGCTGGGCTCCGGCCTGGCCATGCTGGGGATGATCCCGGCCGCCTCCCTGGCGGCGTGGGCGGCGCTGATGGCCCTCATGGGAGGGTTCGGCCCGGTTTATCGGGTGGGAGGCGATGCCATGGTCGCCGACTTGATCGAGCCCTCTCAACGGGCCTCCGCCTACGCCCTGTTGCGCATGATCGCCAATCTGGGGGTGGCCGTCGGCCCGGCCATCGGGGGCTTCATCGTCTCCGCCTCTTACACCCTGGCCTTCATCCTGGGTGGCCTTGCCCAGATCCTTTTCGCGGCGCTGGTGCTCCTGCGGGTGCGGGAGACCCGCCCGTCCACCCCCGAAGGTCCTCGTCCGCTCCGCCGAGGGGAAGGGTATGAGATCGTCCTGCGGGATCGGCTGTTCCTGGCCTTCTGCGGGCTTTACACCCTGGCCGGGATGGCCTATGCGCTGATGATGGTGCTGCTGCCGGTCTACGTGAAGGAGAACTACGGGGTGCCGGAGCGGCTGTATGGGTTCATCATGACCACCAACGCGGCCATGGTGGTGGGATTGCAATACGGGATCACCCGGCTGGCGGGCCGTTTCCCTGCGCTGTCGGTGCTGGCCGTGGGCGCTCTGTTTTACGCCCTGGGGGTGGGGAGCGTGGCCCTGGGGCGGAGCTTCCCGGCCTTTCTGTTCAGCATGGTCCTGCTCACCATCGGGGAGATGCTGATGATCCCCACGGCCACCACCCTGACGGCGAACCTGGCCCCTCCGGCCGCGCGGGGCCGGTATATGAGCGTGTATGGGCTCACGTGGGGGCTGGGATTCGGGGTGGGGCCGGTGATCGGAGGGCTGTTGCACGATCAGGTCGGGCCCATGGCCATCTGGTGGGGCGGGGCCGGGATGGCCCTCCTGGCCGCGCTGGGATTCCTCTGGCTCGCGCGCCGATCCCCACCGGCTTGGGCCCCGGGAGGGGCGCGCCCGTCTCCTGAGTGA
- a CDS encoding nuclease-related domain-containing protein, with amino-acid sequence MSTGEVLVMVFGLLRGLLMLAGTLFVLGALAMTLAGRMAGMDPRDRRWGRVRGMLIQGLALGSLGLLGGILGASVPDLLGLPIGALILLWILILGISLLAFGLIPRNPGAGEAGASTRAMAMRRKRILMAVTLGGGLLLIAAALLLGESRALGIGGAGLLALALMIRLGSDLLDRIARRGERAVRRAERGAYAEEQVGRILEELGDGFFVIHDLESPYGNIDHLVITREGRMFLLETKSHPGRITADGDRLLRNGRPIEKDPIQQILRNILWLKGRLRELIGREPWIEGVVVFSRAFVLADLVVRGVRVQNIRYLRQTLQRPGRGDPALWEARERIRQALKGKPKD; translated from the coding sequence ATGAGCACGGGAGAAGTGCTGGTGATGGTTTTCGGCCTTCTACGAGGTCTTTTGATGCTTGCCGGAACATTATTCGTGCTCGGGGCGCTGGCGATGACGCTCGCCGGCCGTATGGCCGGTATGGATCCCAGGGATCGGCGTTGGGGAAGGGTTCGGGGCATGCTGATCCAGGGGCTGGCGCTCGGATCCCTCGGGCTCCTGGGGGGGATCCTGGGGGCTTCGGTTCCGGATCTGCTCGGCCTTCCCATAGGGGCTTTGATTCTGCTGTGGATCCTCATCCTGGGGATCAGCCTCCTCGCTTTTGGGCTGATCCCCAGGAACCCGGGGGCTGGAGAGGCGGGCGCATCGACCCGGGCGATGGCGATGCGGCGAAAGCGGATCCTGATGGCGGTCACCCTGGGTGGCGGCCTGCTCCTGATCGCTGCGGCCCTCCTCCTCGGCGAGAGCCGCGCGCTGGGCATCGGAGGGGCCGGATTGCTCGCCCTGGCCTTGATGATCCGCCTGGGATCTGACCTCCTGGATCGGATCGCGCGGCGAGGCGAGCGCGCCGTCCGTCGGGCCGAGAGAGGGGCCTATGCGGAGGAGCAGGTAGGCCGCATCCTGGAAGAACTGGGCGATGGCTTCTTCGTCATCCATGACCTCGAAAGCCCTTACGGGAACATCGATCACCTGGTGATCACCCGTGAAGGCCGTATGTTCCTCCTGGAAACCAAGTCCCATCCCGGACGGATCACAGCCGATGGGGATCGCCTGTTGCGAAATGGACGCCCGATCGAGAAGGATCCCATTCAGCAGATTCTGCGGAACATCCTGTGGCTCAAAGGGCGGCTCCGAGAGCTGATCGGGCGCGAGCCATGGATCGAGGGGGTGGTGGTCTTCTCCCGCGCTTTCGTGCTCGCGGATCTGGTCGTCCGCGGCGTCCGGGTGCAGAACATTCGTTACCTGAGGCAAACCTTGCAGAGGCCCGGTCGGGGAGATCCCGCCCTCTGGGAGGCACGAGAGCGTATCCGGCAGGCATTGAAGGGAAAGCCTAAGGATTGA
- a CDS encoding DNA translocase FtsK has translation MKRRWLEAQADLVEQVLWQHRSPGRVTGGRLTPTTIFFQIVPAPGVRWSRLKGLAEELALALGVPSVRIQREGPVVQLEIPRPDPQTVRFLPLMEQVRRTLARYPLYTALLGLAADGAPLLIRLTSPQVAHILIAGTTGSGKTSLARTMLASLVLTHRPAQLALMLLDPKGTAFAAFRELPHVQAFVPGDPSEAAACLEEAVRRMERRAQEGISTPRLLIVIDELGDLVQQGGREVGALLARLAQRGREAGIHLLACTQKPSAALLGGQLTANFPARLVGRVVSAEDARVAAGIGGTGAERLQGKGDFLAVVGGTVTRFQAAYLAPEELRAVLRQRTANERG, from the coding sequence ATGAAGCGGCGGTGGCTGGAGGCCCAGGCGGATCTGGTGGAGCAGGTGCTCTGGCAGCATCGATCGCCCGGGCGGGTGACGGGCGGCCGGCTCACGCCGACGACCATCTTTTTTCAGATCGTCCCCGCCCCCGGCGTCCGCTGGTCGCGCCTGAAGGGGCTGGCGGAGGAGCTGGCTCTGGCCCTCGGGGTGCCCAGCGTGCGGATCCAGCGGGAGGGGCCGGTGGTGCAGCTGGAGATCCCCCGGCCCGATCCCCAGACGGTGCGCTTCCTCCCGCTGATGGAACAGGTCCGCCGGACGCTGGCCCGCTACCCGCTCTACACCGCCCTCCTCGGGCTGGCCGCGGACGGCGCGCCGCTGCTGATCCGCCTGACCAGCCCGCAGGTCGCCCACATCCTGATCGCCGGGACCACGGGGTCGGGCAAGACGTCGCTGGCCCGGACGATGCTGGCCAGCCTGGTGTTGACCCATCGGCCCGCTCAGCTCGCCTTGATGCTCCTGGATCCCAAGGGGACGGCCTTCGCGGCCTTCCGCGAGCTCCCCCACGTGCAGGCCTTCGTCCCGGGGGATCCCTCGGAGGCGGCCGCATGCCTGGAGGAGGCGGTCCGGCGGATGGAGCGTCGCGCGCAGGAGGGGATCTCGACCCCTCGCCTGCTGATCGTCATCGATGAGCTGGGGGATCTGGTGCAGCAGGGAGGACGGGAGGTGGGCGCGCTGCTGGCCCGGCTGGCCCAGCGGGGCCGGGAGGCGGGGATTCATCTCCTGGCCTGCACCCAGAAGCCGTCGGCGGCGTTGCTGGGCGGGCAGCTGACCGCCAACTTCCCCGCCCGCCTGGTCGGACGGGTGGTCTCGGCGGAGGACGCGCGGGTGGCGGCGGGGATCGGCGGGACCGGTGCGGAGCGTCTGCAGGGGAAGGGGGATTTCCTGGCGGTGGTGGGCGGAACGGTCACCCGTTTCCAGGCGGCGTATCTGGCGCCCGAGGAGCTCCGCGCCGTGCTCCGGCAGAGAACGGCGAATGAGAGGGGATGA
- a CDS encoding EVE domain-containing protein, protein MSKAQQFHIIHGSEEHLGPLAMLAAGIPAEKVPGGNWWTIDAQARPGDRVVFYIRRPVSCLVAIGTVISPPRLQDDPFEGWYGRYIADIADVQLLSRPIPVQEIRQRFPNWAYWRQPRAHICVPPQFAMEFWKYVLSHL, encoded by the coding sequence ATGTCCAAAGCTCAACAGTTTCACATCATACACGGCAGTGAAGAGCATCTTGGTCCGCTTGCTATGCTCGCCGCAGGGATTCCTGCAGAGAAGGTTCCCGGTGGAAACTGGTGGACTATTGACGCACAGGCTCGTCCCGGAGATCGTGTGGTCTTTTATATCAGGCGTCCTGTTTCTTGCCTTGTCGCGATCGGAACGGTGATCAGCCCTCCCAGGCTTCAGGACGATCCCTTCGAAGGATGGTATGGCCGATACATCGCCGATATCGCCGATGTTCAGCTGCTCTCGCGTCCGATCCCTGTGCAGGAGATCCGTCAGCGATTCCCGAATTGGGCTTACTGGCGCCAGCCTCGGGCCCACATCTGTGTGCCTCCGCAGTTCGCCATGGAGTTCTGGAAATACGTTCTCTCTCATCTGTAA
- a CDS encoding ABC transporter permease subunit, which translates to MKAVFRYTLSGFRWAMVGWGLGLGLLGGYLIPFYDTIFEQRAQWEELLRAYPRELLVFFGEIQDIADPATYLHAEFFSWLPLILGFFAILAGSALIAGLEEGGQLDLLLGQPVSRWAFFAARVLAFLVATVGILGLSYLGLILARPLSRHLGLGPWEMLTPFLSMFALLWLFGSLSLWLSLALPSRRVAAAVAGTLLVAGFFLTALARLDERLEPVARLSPFTYYQGGEAVRSLRVDWLVGLLIASLVFLLLAGWWFQRKDLRVSGEGTWALPLPRSRALA; encoded by the coding sequence ATGAAAGCGGTCTTTCGTTACACGCTGTCCGGATTCCGCTGGGCGATGGTGGGCTGGGGGCTGGGGCTGGGGTTGCTGGGGGGCTATCTCATCCCCTTCTATGACACGATCTTCGAGCAGCGGGCCCAGTGGGAGGAGCTGCTGCGCGCCTATCCCCGGGAGCTGCTCGTCTTCTTCGGGGAGATCCAGGACATCGCGGATCCGGCGACGTATCTGCACGCGGAGTTCTTCTCCTGGCTGCCGCTCATCCTGGGGTTTTTCGCCATCCTCGCCGGCAGCGCCCTGATCGCCGGGCTGGAGGAGGGAGGACAGCTGGATCTGCTCCTCGGGCAGCCGGTGAGCCGGTGGGCGTTCTTCGCCGCCCGCGTCCTGGCCTTCCTGGTGGCCACTGTGGGGATCCTGGGGCTCTCGTATTTGGGCCTGATCCTCGCGCGGCCGCTCTCCCGGCATCTGGGTCTGGGGCCATGGGAGATGCTCACGCCTTTCCTCTCGATGTTCGCGCTGCTGTGGCTGTTCGGGAGCTTGTCCTTGTGGCTCAGCCTGGCGCTGCCCTCCCGGCGGGTCGCGGCGGCGGTAGCGGGGACGTTGCTTGTTGCGGGGTTCTTCCTGACCGCGCTGGCCCGGCTGGATGAGCGGCTGGAGCCCGTGGCCCGCCTTTCGCCTTTCACATACTATCAGGGGGGAGAGGCTGTCCGTTCCCTGCGGGTGGACTGGCTCGTGGGGCTGCTGATCGCCTCGCTGGTCTTCCTCCTGCTGGCGGGGTGGTGGTTCCAGCGCAAGGACCTGCGGGTGAGCGGCGAAGGCACCTGGGCGCTCCCCCTCCCGCGTTCCCGGGCCTTGGCGTGA
- a CDS encoding DNA double-strand break repair nuclease NurA yields MIPEAERPFAELPAGLVEELLEQSGTLSHRVGEELRALRAARQERRQALRESGLLQREGDLPAVPVPTTCGVDGAYAVERLIATDLVAAVAVAVEGLTPPSETRHWPEPRHRAYMQTERHEEETGTLARAVMIGMELELAVQAPHDVVFLDGSLTTPLIYFNQAMNRAREAPDLRLTEFLVKHMEGYLLAYRDVLKAQRTDRAWIGVPKYSVRREIGRQLGWPERLDDRALLTGLLEPGEFTAPRPLEPPRQPWHLQLELLPGRIRPGAEKLRDEILSLLNEIQVAYYRPRAWLPAVRLEMSRSIAGNMARLASVIQALRAQCSAPGMLEPYPLYLADRMVKHLSRAIPALRQVMSQQLAETWAGDVDDIFLNLHGYRTEGGR; encoded by the coding sequence ATGATCCCGGAGGCGGAGCGGCCTTTCGCAGAGCTCCCGGCGGGCCTGGTGGAGGAGCTCCTCGAGCAATCCGGCACGCTCAGCCATCGCGTAGGGGAAGAGCTCCGGGCCCTCCGGGCTGCACGCCAGGAGCGCCGGCAGGCGCTCAGGGAAAGCGGTCTCCTGCAACGAGAGGGCGACCTGCCGGCGGTTCCCGTCCCTACCACCTGCGGGGTGGATGGAGCATACGCGGTGGAGCGGCTCATCGCCACGGACCTGGTCGCAGCGGTGGCGGTGGCGGTGGAAGGCCTGACACCTCCCTCAGAGACACGGCACTGGCCGGAGCCCCGGCATCGGGCCTACATGCAGACGGAACGACATGAGGAGGAAACCGGCACGCTGGCCCGCGCGGTGATGATCGGCATGGAGCTGGAGCTGGCCGTTCAGGCCCCTCACGATGTGGTCTTCCTGGATGGCTCCCTCACCACTCCCCTGATCTACTTCAACCAGGCAATGAATCGGGCCCGGGAGGCGCCGGATCTTCGCTTGACCGAGTTCCTGGTGAAGCATATGGAGGGTTACCTGCTTGCCTATCGGGATGTCCTGAAGGCGCAGCGAACCGATCGGGCATGGATCGGCGTGCCCAAATACTCGGTGCGGCGGGAGATCGGGAGGCAGCTCGGATGGCCGGAGCGCCTGGATGACCGGGCGCTGCTGACCGGATTGCTGGAGCCTGGGGAGTTTACCGCCCCACGTCCCTTAGAGCCTCCCCGGCAACCCTGGCATCTTCAGCTGGAGCTGCTGCCCGGTCGCATCCGGCCGGGTGCCGAGAAGCTGCGGGATGAAATCCTCAGCCTGCTCAACGAGATTCAAGTCGCTTATTACCGTCCCCGCGCCTGGCTGCCGGCGGTCCGGCTGGAGATGAGCCGCTCCATTGCAGGGAACATGGCCCGGCTGGCCTCCGTCATCCAGGCCCTTCGCGCTCAGTGTAGCGCCCCCGGGATGCTGGAGCCCTACCCCCTTTATCTGGCCGATCGGATGGTGAAGCATCTGAGTCGAGCGATCCCTGCCCTGCGCCAGGTGATGAGCCAGCAGCTGGCCGAAACCTGGGCCGGCGATGTGGATGACATCTTCCTGAATCTGCACGGATACCGCACGGAGGGCGGTCGATAA